From the genome of Thermoleophilaceae bacterium, one region includes:
- a CDS encoding PspC domain-containing protein has product MSAVPTSAPARPPLRRDCSRRVIAGVCAGAARNLGIDALFLRVAFLVATMAGGIGIPLYGIAWAVIPRDETEDGPAAARFGGRPGSKRIAAGVALLVLGVVLVMRQLGVWFSDELVWPLVLALAGGALIWRQSAGREQDEPGPAAPPAAALSAASAAPAGGQAGAAAAPAGAVEAARGRGSAHIAARVAPHGLPVPSARSAARAAGGALLVVAGGGLFLAVNQISNDVGLTVLVVFVCAFVILAPWWLRLVRNLSAERSERIRSQERAEVAAHLHDSVLQTLALVQRRAGDPRAVAGLARRQERELRAWLSGRPAPGPGASLTAALEHAAAEVEEAHGTTIDVVAVGDCPLDQRTEAVVAAAREALVNAAKFAGQVPVSVYAEVADGRVQVFVRDRGPGFDPAAIPADRRGVRESIVGRMERHGGHAEIRTDAGTEVELTVERER; this is encoded by the coding sequence GTGAGCGCCGTCCCCACATCTGCGCCGGCGCGCCCGCCGCTGCGCCGTGACTGCAGCCGCCGTGTGATAGCCGGGGTCTGTGCCGGCGCAGCGCGCAACCTCGGCATCGATGCGCTCTTCCTCCGCGTGGCCTTCCTCGTGGCCACGATGGCCGGTGGGATAGGCATCCCGCTCTACGGGATCGCGTGGGCCGTGATCCCGCGGGACGAGACGGAGGACGGGCCGGCCGCGGCGCGCTTCGGAGGGCGCCCGGGCAGCAAGCGCATCGCCGCGGGCGTGGCGCTGCTCGTGCTGGGCGTGGTGCTCGTGATGCGCCAGCTCGGCGTCTGGTTCAGCGACGAGCTGGTGTGGCCGCTGGTGCTCGCCCTGGCCGGCGGCGCCCTCATCTGGCGCCAGTCCGCCGGGCGCGAGCAGGACGAGCCCGGCCCCGCCGCGCCCCCCGCGGCCGCGCTCAGCGCCGCGTCCGCCGCGCCCGCGGGCGGCCAGGCCGGTGCGGCAGCGGCACCCGCCGGAGCGGTCGAAGCAGCCAGGGGGCGGGGGTCCGCACACATCGCTGCCCGTGTGGCCCCGCACGGCCTTCCGGTGCCCAGCGCCCGCAGCGCCGCCCGCGCGGCGGGGGGCGCGCTGCTGGTGGTCGCGGGCGGCGGCCTCTTCCTCGCTGTGAACCAGATCTCGAATGATGTCGGACTGACGGTCCTGGTCGTCTTCGTGTGCGCCTTCGTGATCCTCGCGCCCTGGTGGCTGCGCCTCGTGCGCAACCTGTCGGCCGAGCGTTCCGAGCGCATCCGTTCCCAGGAGCGCGCCGAGGTGGCCGCCCACCTCCACGACTCGGTGCTCCAGACGCTCGCGCTCGTCCAGCGCCGCGCCGGCGATCCCCGCGCGGTGGCCGGGCTGGCCCGCCGGCAGGAGCGGGAGCTGCGGGCCTGGCTGTCGGGGCGCCCGGCGCCCGGGCCTGGCGCGAGCCTCACCGCCGCGCTCGAGCACGCCGCCGCGGAGGTGGAGGAGGCGCACGGCACGACGATCGACGTCGTGGCCGTGGGCGACTGTCCCCTCGACCAGCGCACCGAGGCGGTCGTGGCGGCCGCGCGCGAGGCGCTGGTGAACGCGGCCAAGTTCGCCGGCCAGGTGCCCGTGTCGGTCTATGCCGAGGTGGCCGACGGGCGCGTGCAGGTCTTCGTGCGCGACCGCGGCCCGGGCTTCGACCCGGCGGCGATCCCGGCCGACCGCCGTGGCGTGCGCGAGTCGATCGTCGGCCGCATGGAGCGCCACGGCGGCCACGCCGAGATCCGC